A window of Longimicrobiales bacterium genomic DNA:
CGCGCCATGGCTGAACATGATGAGCCCGCGCTCCATCCGGGTCAGCTGTTCCGCGGTGACGCCGGCGTCTATGACCGAGTTCAGCGTATCGGCGAGGAACCTGTAGCCGGTGCTGTCGAATGCGGGTGTGAGCCTGACTCCGCGCAGCGCGGGGTGCTGCCAGCAGAACCACACGTCCAGGCCGACCTCGACCCGGACATGTTCGACGATCTGCGCGGCGCCGGGCTGTGCGCGCCGGTCGGCGTCCTCGTTGACGAGCGGATGGATGAGTACGTCGGCAATGATGTGCGCGAGCCATCCCAGCGCGAACGCGTGTTCCTCCTGCGTCGCCGCGCGCTCGAGCAGCGCACGCTGGAGCTGGCCGGTCCGGCGGGTGTGTACGAGGCGGGCGAGGGCCCGGCTGCCGCCGGGGAAGTTGCCCATGTCCGGCGCGAGACTGCCGTGCATGAAGGCATTGACCGACGTGTCGTCGCGCACATCGAACGGCGCCTGCGGGCCGGAGCCCCAGCGCGCGAGCGTCTGGCGCGCCAGCAGTATATGCAACGCGGGCTGCGGCATCGGATGTGTGCTCTCCTTCCCGGGTGCTTCGTGGCAGGGCGCGCCGGCTCCAACCCCTCGCCGTAGCGCCCCGCGTGGCCGGTAACTAGTACGTCCCGCCGCGCGATTGGTGCCACAGCCGTGCGCCCCGCCGGATCCCGCCCTGATGATCATGCCGGCGGCGCCCGCCGCCATCGACATTTGGCAGGGCGACGACTACGTTCACCGCGCTCAAAAGGTCCCGATTACCCGATGAACCCAGATCACTAAAATGGCCAGGTTTCAGGGCGTAGATTACTTCGACGCAGACTCGCTCCTCAGTGAGGATGAGCGCATGGTGCGCGACACCGTGCGCGAGTGGGTCGAAGACAACCTCATGCCGATCATCGAGGATGCCTATATCAACCGGCAGTTCCCGAAGCAGATCATACCACAGCTCGCGGAGCTGGGCGTGTTCGGCGCCAACCTGCCAGAGGAGTACGGCTGCGCGGGGCTGAATAATGTCGCATACGGTCTCATCATGCAGGAGCTGGAGCGCGGCGACTCGGGCATCCGCTCGTTCGCGTCGGTGCAGGGCGCGCTCTGCATGTACCCGATCTACGAGTTCGGCAGCGAGGAGCAGCGAAAGAAGTACCTGCCCGGGATGGCGCAGGGCGAGATCATCGGCTGCTTCGGCCTGACCGAGCCGGATTACGGATCCAACCCGTCCGGCATGATCACCACCGCGCGCAAGGACGGCGACTCCTGGGTGATCAACGGCGCGAAGATGTGGATCACCAACGGGTCGATGGCCCACATCGCGATCATCTGGGCGAAGACTGGAGACATTGACGATCCGAAGTCGATCCGCGGCTTCATCGTGCCGACGGACACGCCCGGCTTCTCCGCGAAGGACCAGAAGGGCAAGCTCTCGCTGCTCGCGTCAGACACGAGCGAGCTGGTGCTCGAGGACGTGCGCGTCGGCGACGACGCGCTGCTGCCGAAGTCGGGCGGTCTCAAGAGTCCGCTCATGTGCCTGACGCAGGCGCGCTACGGCATTGCGTTCGGCGCGATCGGCGCGGCCATGGCCTGCTACGATGAAGCGGTCAGCTACGCGAAGGAACGCGTGATGTTCGACACAGTGATCGGCGCCAAGCAGATCCAGCAGGTCCGCCTCGCCGACATGCTGACGAAGATCACTCAGGCACAGCTGCTCTGTCTCCAGCTCGGCCGGCTCAAGGACAATGGCACCATGCGGCCGCAGCAGGTGTCGCTCGCGAAGCGCGCGAACTGTGACATGGCGACGGACATCGCACGCGAAGCGCGGCGCCTGCTCGGCGCCAACGGCATCCTGGTCGAATACTCCGCCATGCGACACATGGCCAACCTCGAGTCGGTCTATACGTACGAGGGCACGCATGACATCCACGGGCTCATCCTCGGCCAGGACATCACGGGGCTGAGCGCCTACTGATCCGCGTCGGCTGTCTTTGGCGAGCTTCAGCGGCGGCAGGGATGGGCGACGACGAAGGTTGGCAGGAGCCCACGTCGCGCGGCGACGTGAAGTTTGCCCCGACCGAGGTCGCGCGGCGCGTGGGGCGGTTCTGACGTCGCGACGCGACGTGAAGTACGCCCCGACCGCGGAAACGCGGCGCGTGGGGCAGTCCCGCCGTCGCGCGACGACGTGACAGAGATCAATGAAAAGCGGGGAGGCGACCGGGTACGGTTCGCCTCCCCGCTCACATTCACCCGTCAGTCGTTGTGGCTGCGGTTCTGCTGGCCGCGGCCCTGCTTCGAGCTGCCCTCGCGGGTGGTGCCTTCCTTGTGCGACCGCTCCGAGCCGGTGCGCTCCTGGCTCTGCCGCTCACGCTCCTGCTCCGTACGATCCTGACGCGGCTGACCTTCCATGGGCTGCCCCTTCTGCGGCTGCCCCTTCTGCGGCTGCCCCTTCTGCGGCTGCCCCTTCTGCGGCTGGTCTCTCTGCGTCTCGCTCTGCCCGCCGGTGCGCTCGCCCTGGTCCTTGCGTGGCATGTTGCCTCCTGTGAGTGAGTGGTGGGACAGCGCGATGGCGGCACTGTTCGTGCCAGTCTGCAATACCACGCGAGGCGTCCACTGGACCGGTGTACATCGCGCGCGCAGGGCATATCGCTTGCACCGTCAGTGAGTGTTCCCTGGAACTCGAGCACTACGCAGGAGGAAATATGAAGGCACGTGAGATCATGACGTCGGATATCGAGTGTGTGACGCGACAGGACAGCCTGACGCGCGCCGCGCAGATCATGCGCGACTCGGACATCGGCGCAGTACCCGTTGTCGAGGATCGCAACTCGATGCGGCTCGTGGGCGTCATCACCGATCGCGATATCGCGATACGGCACGTCGCCGGTGACAACTCCGCCGAGTGCAGCGTTGGCGACCACATGACATCGGGTCGTCTGCACACCGTGCGTCCTGATGACGATGTCGATGACGTGATGCGCGCGATGAAGTCGGAGCAGGTGCGCCGGATCCCGGTCACCGAGGGCGACCGTATCGTCGGCATTATCGCGCAGGCCGACATCGCCACCGATGGCAAGGGCGACAAGAAGACCGGCGACGTGGTCGAGAAGATCAGCGAGCCCGGACGCCGGCGGTAGGACGTCGCGGCCGTGCCTCGTCGCCGAGGCGAGGCACTGTGCGCTCGTCGCAAAAGCAGGTGCGCCCGGAAGGCATTGGTTACTACGCCGGAGCCCTCCGGGGGCCGCTGCATCGTACACTACAGGAGCGCGGGTCCCGTTGACACTCCTGTCGGGTTCCGGTAAATTTCAATACTGAAATCGCCCCGCCGGCCGACGGAAACCGTCTGTCAGCGGGGCTGCTCTGTCGGATGCGCCCGTAGCTCAATTGGATAGAGCACCTGACTACGGATCAGGAGGTTTCAGGTTCGAGTCCTGACGGGCGCACTTTTCTCGCGAGGAGGGCGGCGGCATACACCCGCTGCTCGAACAGTCCTCGGAGCTTCGCTCCTGCGGAACTCGCATCGGGTGCATGACGCCGCCCTCCTTTTCTCGCATCTGGACGGTGGGGCACGGGCGAGCAGGCAGGGGCAGGGAAGACTGCTTTTTGACAAATCGGGAAGTGAGTGTGGATCGCGGGCGTCGTGAGGCGCTCGAGGAAAGTCCGAGCTCCACAGGGCAGGGTGCCGGCTAACGGCCGGGCGTCGCGAGGCGATGGAAAGTGCAGCAGAGAAGAGACCGCCGATGGCCGTCGCGAGATGGCACAGGCAAGGGTGAAACGGCGGTGTAAGAGACCACCGCGCCCCTGGTAACAGCGGGCGGCAAGGTAAACCCCACCCGGAGCAAGGCCAAGCAGGGACGAGGCGCTGCCCGCGCCGTCGGAGTCCCGGGTAGGCTGCTGGAGGCGGCGGGCAACCGTCGTCCAAGAGAAATGATCCGCCTCCGCAAGGAGACAGAACTCGGCTTATTCACTTCCCGTATCTTCTGTGTCGTGCAGCATGCGATGCAGAGACAGGCGCCCGTAGCTCAGCTGGATAGAGCGCATCCCTCCGGAGGATGAGGCCAGTGGTTCGAATCCACTCGGGCGCACTCTGATCGAACCGAACCCGCACCGTCACTTACGGTGCGGGTTTTTTGGTGCGCCCAGCATGTCTGATGATCTGGGGGTGTGAGTCCCCCCGAGAGTTGGTCGTAACGATCGAAGGGAACCGCAAGGCGCCGAGGGCGACCGAGCTAACGCGCTCCCGGGCGCGGCTGGCCGACCGGCCGACAACCACCACTTTCGAGAAGGGGAGCGATCGCATGACGGGACAAGCCCGTGGATCCCGCATGGGGTGCATCCACCCGCGCCGTGTGGGGCGGCGAGGACGGTGCCGCACCGCACGGCGCGACCGTCCCGCCAGTGTACCACCGCGTCACCTTCGCGTACCAGGACCTCGACGAGTGGCAGGATGTCGGCGCCGGCCAGCGCGCCGGCCACATCTATTCGCGCAACACGAACCCGACCACCGTGACGTTCGAGGCGAAGATGTGCGCGCTCGAGGGCGCCGCCGCGGCGACCAGCTTCGCCACCGTCATGGCGGCCATCAGCAACGCGCTGTTCGCATTGCTCGCACCAGGCCAGCGCGTGGTGTCCATTCGCCGTAGGGCGGAACCAACCGCATCTTCATCGAATATCTGCCGAAGTACGGCGTCGATGTCGCCCTCCGCGACACCGGCGACACGGCAGCGATCGAACGCGAGATGGCGCGTGGCTGCGATCTACTCTACCTCGAGACGCCGACAAACCCGACGCTGAACGTACTCGACATCGCGCGGCTCGCTGCTCGCGCGCGCGCTGTCGGCGCGACGACGGTCATCGACAACACGTTTGCCACCCCGATCAACCAGCGCCCGCTCGAGTGGGGCGCCGATCTCGTCGTGTACAGTGCCACGAAGTATCTCGGTGGCCACTCCGATGCCATGAGCCGCGTCCTCTGCGGCGACACCGACCGCGCGCACGGTCTTCCAGTTCCGCGAGATCAACGGTCGGTCGCTCGACGCCATGTCCGCGTTCCTGCTGACGCGCGGGCTGAAGACGCTCGAGCTGCGTCTGCTGCGGCAGAACGACAATGCGCTGCGGA
This region includes:
- a CDS encoding CBS domain-containing protein, which gives rise to MKAREIMTSDIECVTRQDSLTRAAQIMRDSDIGAVPVVEDRNSMRLVGVITDRDIAIRHVAGDNSAECSVGDHMTSGRLHTVRPDDDVDDVMRAMKSEQVRRIPVTEGDRIVGIIAQADIATDGKGDKKTGDVVEKISEPGRRR
- a CDS encoding zinc dependent phospholipase C family protein, encoding MHILLARQTLARWGSGPQAPFDVRDDTSVNAFMHGSLAPDMGNFPGGSRALARLVHTRRTGQLQRALLERAATQEEHAFALGWLAHIIADVLIHPLVNEDADRRAQPGAAQIVEHVRVEVGLDVWFCWQHPALRGVRLTPAFDSTGYRFLADTLNSVIDAGVTAEQLTRMERGLIMFSHGALHFATTVARRLSWRDDLDVTVPFGSALVWHTASRLSPVNSVVNAYLNPYVPEPRLIRRVESALRSFDGMLDAAVADGAAALPDYDLEDGTIRTDQRVA
- a CDS encoding acyl-CoA dehydrogenase family protein — protein: MARFQGVDYFDADSLLSEDERMVRDTVREWVEDNLMPIIEDAYINRQFPKQIIPQLAELGVFGANLPEEYGCAGLNNVAYGLIMQELERGDSGIRSFASVQGALCMYPIYEFGSEEQRKKYLPGMAQGEIIGCFGLTEPDYGSNPSGMITTARKDGDSWVINGAKMWITNGSMAHIAIIWAKTGDIDDPKSIRGFIVPTDTPGFSAKDQKGKLSLLASDTSELVLEDVRVGDDALLPKSGGLKSPLMCLTQARYGIAFGAIGAAMACYDEAVSYAKERVMFDTVIGAKQIQQVRLADMLTKITQAQLLCLQLGRLKDNGTMRPQQVSLAKRANCDMATDIAREARRLLGANGILVEYSAMRHMANLESVYTYEGTHDIHGLILGQDITGLSAY